In Henckelia pumila isolate YLH828 unplaced genomic scaffold, ASM3356847v2 CTG_80:::fragment_1, whole genome shotgun sequence, one genomic interval encodes:
- the LOC140873752 gene encoding glucan endo-1,3-beta-glucosidase 11-like, whose translation MDLRYSSTPLALMLLISVSVFFTAAWSLGINYGQIANNLPNPKAVVPLLKSMGVTRLKLYDADPHVLKAFANTGVEFIVGLGNEYLAQMKDPKQAQAWVNNNVKCYLPATKITCIVVGNEVLTSNDTSYSANLFPAMENIHNSLVAVNLDKQVMVTTAHNLGVLEVSYPPSSGAFRRDLNQKLSCILDFNCKVGSPFLINAYPYFAYKADPKQVPLDFVLFESGSGIVDPVSGLHYDNMLFAQIDAVHSALQKIGYKNVRLQISETGWPSKGDNDEPGASPENARKYNGNLLKLMSEKKGTPLNPNSDLNIYVFALFNENLKTGPTSEKNFGLLKPDGTPVYDLGFNLTGLLSSNTTGSSGGSSGGTTPPGYFPAGNPPNGYLSITADDAERPPFHGALSILCLMVLTMLQYQL comes from the exons ATGGACCTTCGATACTCTTCCACTCCATTAGCATTAATGCTTCTCATTTCAG TGTCGGTGTTCTTCACGGCGGCGTGGTCTCTGGGAATCAACTACGGCCAGATAGCGAACAATCTCCCCAACCCGAAAGCGGTGGTGCCACTCCTCAAATCCATGGGCGTCACCAGGCTGAAGCTCTACGACGCCGATCCACACGTTCTCAAGGCCTTCGCCAACACCGGAGTCGAATTCATTGTTGGTCTGGGAAACGAGTACTTGGCGCAAATGAAGGACCCGAAGCAAGCTCAAGCTTGGGTAAACAACAACGTTAAATGCTACTTGCCGGCCACCAAAATCACCTGCATTGTGGTCGGGAACGAAGTTCTCACGTCCAACGACACCAGTTACTCTGCCAATCTTTTCCCCGCCATGGAAAACATACACAATTCCCTTGTTGCCGTCAACCTCGACAAGCAAGTCATGGTGACCACCGCCCACAATTTGGGTGTTTTGGAAGTTTCGTATCCTCCCTCTTCCGGCGCGTTTCGCCGAGATCTGAATCAGAAATTGTCCTGCATCCTCGACTTCAATTGCAAAGTGGGATCTCCGTTTCTGATCAACGCGTATCCGTATTTCGCGTACAAGGCCGACCCCAAGCAAGTGCCGTTGGACTTCGTGCTGTTCGAGTCCGGCTCCGGAATCGTGGACCCTGTTTCCGGTCTGCACTATGACAATATGTTGTTTGCTCAGATCGACGCCGTCCATTCGGCATTGCAGAAGATTGGGTACAAAAACGTTCGCTTGCAGATCTCGGAAACTGGGTGGCCTTCGAAAGGCGACAACGATGAGCCCGGAGCATCGCCGGAAAATGCCAGAAAGTACAACGGGAACTTGCTGAAGCTGATGTCGGAGAAGAAAGGGACGCCATTGAACCCAAATTCGGACTTGAACATCTACGTGTTTGCTTTGTTCAACGAGAACTTGAAGACCGGCCCGACCTCCGAGAAGAACTTTGGGCTATTGAAGCCCGATGGGACACCGGTATACGACCTGGGTTTCAATTTGACGGGGCTATTGAGTAGTAATACGACGGGCTCGAGTGGCGGAAGCTCCGGCGGCACGACGCCGCCTGGTTATTTCCCGGCGGGAAACCCTCCCAACGGTTACCTCTCTATCACTGCAGATGATGCG GAGAGGCCTCCATTTCATGGTGCATTATCGATCTTGTGCCTCATGGTCTTGACCATGCTGCAATATCAACTCTGA
- the LOC140873626 gene encoding LOW QUALITY PROTEIN: granule-bound starch synthase 1, chloroplastic/amyloplastic (The sequence of the model RefSeq protein was modified relative to this genomic sequence to represent the inferred CDS: inserted 1 base in 1 codon) encodes MAAVTASHFVSHINGGATTVDTKTNLAQIDLRNQTVTHSGLRSVNRIDTSGKVTTSKLSRCAVNKTEKDKPSGTIICGAGMSVALVSTEVAPWCKTGGLGDVLGGLPPALAALGHRVMTICPRYDQYKDAWDTNVLVEIKVGDRVETVRFFHCYKRGVDRVFVDHPWFLEKVWGKTKSKLYGPKAGSDYEDNQLRFNLLCQAAIEATRVLSLNSSKYFSGPYGEDVVFIANDWHTALLPCYLKSMYQSRGLYMNAKVVFCIHNIAYQGRFKFSDFSLLNLPDQFKSSFDFMDGYDKPVKGRKINWMKAGILESNRLVTVSPYYGQELISGPAKGVECDTYIRTVGLSGITNGMDVQEWNPTSDKYISYHYDITTVMDAKPLIKEALQAEVGLPIDRNIPVLGFIGRLEEQKGSDILVAAISRFIGMDVQIIILGTGKKKFEEQIQQLEVLYPEKARGVAKFNVPLAHMITAGADFMLIPSRFEPCGLIQLHAMRYGTIPICSSTGGLVDTVKEGYTGFHMGDFNIECETVDPADVLKIATAVGRALMVYGTQAFTEMIKNCMSQDFSWKGPAKKWESLLLSLGVSGGESEVDGXEIAPLAKENVPTP; translated from the exons ATGGCAGCTGTGACGGCTTCGCACTTTGTGTCACATATAAATGGCGGAGCAACTACCGTTGATACCAAAACAAACTTGGCCCAGATAGACCTGAGGAACCAAACCGTGACTCACAGTGGGTTGAGATCAGTAAACAGGATTGATACCAGTGGGAAAGTCACTACTTCGAAACTATCCAGATGCGCTGTAAACAAAACTGAGAAGGACAAGCCATCAGGGACTATTATCTGTGGAGCGGGTATGTCTGTGGCTTTGGTGTCGACTGAGGTTGCTCCATGGTGTAAAACCGGCGGGCTTGGTGATGTTTTGGGAGGGTTGCCTCCAGCTTTGGCG GCACTTGGACATAGAGTGATGACAATTTGTCCACGTTATGATCAGTATAAAGATGCGTGGGACACTAATGTGCTTGTTGAG ATAAAAGTTGGAGACAGAGTCGAGACCGTCAGATTTTTCCACTGCTACAAACGTGGAGTTGATCGTGTTTTTGTTGATCATCCTTGGTTCTTGGAGAAA GTTTGGGGAAAAACAAAGTCAAAGCTTTATGGCCCAAAGGCTGGATCAGATTACGAAGACAATCAACTTCGATTCAACTTATTGTGCCAA GCTGCTATAGAAGCTACTAGAGTATTGAGTCTGAATAGCAGCAAATATTTCTCAGGACCATATG GAGAGGATGTTGTTTTCATTGCCAATGACTGGCATACCGCTTTGCTTCCATGCTACCTCAAGAGTATGTATCAATCCAGAGGACTATACATGAACGCCAAG GTTGTTTTCTGCATCCACAACATTGCCTATCAAGGAAGATTCAAATTCTCAGATTTCTCGCTTCTCAATCTTCCTGATCAATTCAAAAGTTCTTTCGATTTCATGGATGG GTATGATAAACCTGTGAAGGGAAGGAAAATAAACTGGATGAAGGCTGGAATTTTAGAATCAAACAGACTTGTGACTGTCAGCCCATACTATGGCCAAGAACTTATTTCTGGGCCTGCAAAAGGTGTAGAATGTGATACGTATATACGCACCGTTGGCTTATCTGGCATCACAAATGGCATGGATGTTCAAGAGTGGAATCCCACCTCTGATAAATACATTAGTTATCATTATGACATCACTACT GTTATGGATGCCAAGCCATTAATAAAGGAAGCTCTTCAAGCTGAAGTGGGGTTGCCTATAGACAGGAATATCCCTGTACTCGGATTTATTGGCAGACTCGAGGAGCAAAAAGGCTCAGATATTCTCGTCGCTGCCATTTCTAGGTTCATAGGGATGGATGTTCAAATAATAATCCTG GGAACTGGCAAGAAGAAGTTTGAGGAACAGATTCAACAACTTGAAGTGTTGTACCCTGAAAAAGCTAGGGGAGTGGCCAAATTCAATGTTCCCTTGGCTCACATGATAACTGCTGGCGCAGATTTTATGTTGATTCCAAGTAGATTTGAGCCTTGTGGACTCATTCAGTTACATGCCATGCGATATGGAACT ATACCAATCTGTTCATCAACTGGTGGTTTAGTTGATACGGTGAAAGAAGGATATACAGGTTTCCATATGGGAGATTTTAACATTGAG TGTGAAACTGTAGACCCAGCCGATGTGCTGAAGATAGCAACAGCTGTTGGAAGAGCTCTCATGGTCTACGGAACCCAAGCATTCACGGAAATGATAAAAAACTGCATGTCACAAGATTTCTCCTGGAAG GGACCTGCTAAGAAGTGGGAGTCGTTGCTACTAAGTCTGGGTGTTTCCGGTGGTGAGTCCGAAGTTGACG AGGAAATTGCTCCACTCGCCAAGGAAAATGTTCCGACACCTTGA